A window of Streptomyces sp. NBC_01224 genomic DNA:
GCCCTACCAGTAATGCCGTCGACCGCCCACTGCATGCCCGACGGCACCCAGGATCCAAAGAACGATGCCGATCGCGACGAGCACGATGCCGATGGTCCACAGGATCGATATGCCGGCCACCAGACCGATGACCAGTAGAATGACGCCGAGGATGATCATGGCGTCCTCCGTTCTCCCAGGTCTTTTCAGTATGCGCCTCACACATACACACGGCGATGCAGACCGCGCGAGGCGATCGTCCACCAGACCAGGGAAAAGGCCATGCCGCGAGGGCAGGCGCATCCTGCGCTTCCGCCTGGCCGTCATCGCCAGTGCGCTCGGCACCAGAGGCGCCGTGACGCAACTCATCAGCTTCCGACAACCGTCCTGGAAAGCGCGGTTCAAATCTAAGGGGCATGGCCCCGTCTGCACGAGGCTCTATGGCGGCACCTCCCACAACGGGACCCGCTCCAAGACGGTACGGACCGACGTCGGCCCATGGAGATCACCGTGCCCAGGGACCGTGAAGGCGCGTTCGAGTCGAAGATCGTACGCCAGCGGCAGAAGCCGCTGCCGGGGGGCAAGGTCCGCGGTCAATTCCCCAACGAAGGCCGCACTGAAGCGCGTCAACATGGAGATCACGTCCCCGGACTTCACCGGTAAGAGTCAAGCCCGCCGGACCATGTGTTGGAGGACCGCACTGAACGCCTTCGACATCACCTCGACGGCCGTCTCTCAGCAGTCCGCCAGAAACCTCAACAACGTGAGCTACACCGGTCGTTTGGCAGACCCGTATGAGGGCCTCACCTGTTCAGGATCACCACACACCGGCGATATCTGTCACCGATCTCCGTGGACAGATCGCCTAGGCGATGCGGCGGGTGCGGTGGCGGACTTCCCGGAGTCGGACCTCCGACGGGAGGCGGTCCAGGCCTGCCGAGTCCCGTGCGTGTGCGAGCGTTTCCCGGCTCAGTTGCTCCAGAGTTTGCGCCGGTTCCGCGTGAGGCTTCAGCAACAGCCGTACTCGTGCGGCCGGAGCAGTACGCCGACCCGTCAGCCGCACATGAGCCTGCGAGATCCCGTCCAGGACCTGCGCCTCTTCCTCGATTGCGTCCTCCAGCGCGCGGCCGTTGAGCCGGGCCGCCGGGTCGTCTTCGCTCTCGATGAGGACCTGGCCCAGCCGGTGTCTGCGCAGTTGCGCCAGAAGCCACCACAGCAGCAGCGCGAGAAGCACGGCGAGCACCGCAATGACGGCCGGCCACCACCAGTCCTCTTCCCGCCATCGGGTGCGTCCCTCGGTGCCCAGCACGACATCGTTCGGACCTCGGAAGGGCCACCAGCCCGGCACGTCGAACCCCCAGTGGCGCTGCAGATCCAGCCCACCCAGCAGCACGCCGCCACCCAGGGCGAACAGTCCAAGGCCGAGTAGCCCCAGCAGCACCCGGTTCACCGCCTTGAGCATGGGACACTTCACCCCTTCTTCGGGCGCCGGACGCGCACGTCCAGCGTGGGCTGCTGGGCGAGCCCCAAGTTCGTTGCGGCTTCGCTCAGCGCGGCGTCCAGATCCGCGTGGACCTCGTTGAGATCGCGGAAATGTGCCTGTGCCCGGGCTTTGACCTTCCGGCGGCCGACATCGACCCGTGCCGATTGCACACCGGACACCCGTACGGCCCGGTCGCGCAGAATCAGGGCGGCCGCATGGCGGTCGAGCCCGGCGCGGACCTCCCCTGTTCCGGGGATTCCGGTGGGATGCCGCATGGGTAGCAGTCCGCGCAGTCCCGGCGTCACCGCCA
This region includes:
- a CDS encoding DUF6131 family protein; this translates as MIILGVILLVIGLVAGISILWTIGIVLVAIGIVLWILGAVGHAVGGRRHYW
- the amaP gene encoding alkaline shock response membrane anchor protein AmaP, producing MLKAVNRVLLGLLGLGLFALGGGVLLGGLDLQRHWGFDVPGWWPFRGPNDVVLGTEGRTRWREEDWWWPAVIAVLAVLLALLLWWLLAQLRRHRLGQVLIESEDDPAARLNGRALEDAIEEEAQVLDGISQAHVRLTGRRTAPAARVRLLLKPHAEPAQTLEQLSRETLAHARDSAGLDRLPSEVRLREVRHRTRRIA